Proteins from one Impatiens glandulifera chromosome 2, dImpGla2.1, whole genome shotgun sequence genomic window:
- the LOC124927192 gene encoding uncharacterized protein LOC124927192 isoform X2, with product MMQMARSLHPVRATLSKLTSPPSLLPASRNSLKWKSLPLTTLAKHFEPAIFNHGSSYRWKLFAQRHRIPNLSKSGSYFSMRRICGLSITFGSIYLCPKIASAMDEDGYDDRLNYMSASEAEEKYRDILALMKKLLLPIFLTLTIVTNWGSPIILVTKVILTLITTKPSPYSVYVSIEELRNQLLNQRHPFLSKFKSMYAKKVEIDDYTLLCIARVELNDEKLTLIGLLGSWWILPCLPCLQIEEAFVAVKNRLSGIYNDNRYLKYSKLQI from the exons ATGATGCAGATGGCGAGATCTCTGCATCCTGTTCGCGCTACTCTTTCTAAATTGACGTCCCCGCCTTCCCTGCTCCCTGCTTCAAGGAATTCTTTGAAATGGAAATCTTTGCCACTAACGACATTGGCGAAGCACTTTGAACCTGCAATATTCAACCATGGGAGCAGTTATAGGTGGAAGTTGTTTGCACAAAGACATCGTATCCCAAATTTATCTAAATCAG GTAGCTATTTCAGTATGAGGAGAATATGTGGCTTATCTATCACATTTGGATCAATATACCTTTGTCCAAAGATAGCATCTGCAATGGATG AAGATGGTTATGATGATCGTCTGAACTACATGTCTGCTTCAGAAGCAGAGGAGAAGTATCGTGATATATTAGCACTTATGAAGAAACTGTTGCTGCCCATATTTCTAACTCTGACTATTGTGACAAACTGGGGCAGTCCGATTATCCTTGTGACTAAAGTTATTCTTACTCTTATCACTACAAAGCCAAGTCCCTACTCTGTATATGTATCCATTGAAGAG TTGCGGAATCAGTTGCTGAATCAACGACATCCTTTCTTGTCCAAATTTAAG TCAATGTATGCTAAGAAAGTTGAAATTGATGACTACACATTATTGTGTATAGCGAGAGTTGAACTAAACGATGAAAAATTGACTTTGATCGGGCTGCTGGGTAGTTGGTGGATTTTGCCATGTTTGCCATGTTTGCAGATTGAAGAAGCATTTGTTGCAGTCAAGAACAGACTCTCAGGcatttataatgataatagaTATCTCAAATACTCAAAACTACAAATTTAG
- the LOC124927192 gene encoding uncharacterized protein LOC124927192 isoform X1 has product MMQMARSLHPVRATLSKLTSPPSLLPASRNSLKWKSLPLTTLAKHFEPAIFNHGSSYRWKLFAQRHRIPNLSKSGSYFSMRRICGLSITFGSIYLCPKIASAMDGFEVLEDGYDDRLNYMSASEAEEKYRDILALMKKLLLPIFLTLTIVTNWGSPIILVTKVILTLITTKPSPYSVYVSIEELRNQLLNQRHPFLSKFKSMYAKKVEIDDYTLLCIARVELNDEKLTLIGLLGSWWILPCLPCLQIEEAFVAVKNRLSGIYNDNRYLKYSKLQI; this is encoded by the exons ATGATGCAGATGGCGAGATCTCTGCATCCTGTTCGCGCTACTCTTTCTAAATTGACGTCCCCGCCTTCCCTGCTCCCTGCTTCAAGGAATTCTTTGAAATGGAAATCTTTGCCACTAACGACATTGGCGAAGCACTTTGAACCTGCAATATTCAACCATGGGAGCAGTTATAGGTGGAAGTTGTTTGCACAAAGACATCGTATCCCAAATTTATCTAAATCAG GTAGCTATTTCAGTATGAGGAGAATATGTGGCTTATCTATCACATTTGGATCAATATACCTTTGTCCAAAGATAGCATCTGCAATGGATG GTTTTGAGGTTTTAGAAGATGGTTATGATGATCGTCTGAACTACATGTCTGCTTCAGAAGCAGAGGAGAAGTATCGTGATATATTAGCACTTATGAAGAAACTGTTGCTGCCCATATTTCTAACTCTGACTATTGTGACAAACTGGGGCAGTCCGATTATCCTTGTGACTAAAGTTATTCTTACTCTTATCACTACAAAGCCAAGTCCCTACTCTGTATATGTATCCATTGAAGAG TTGCGGAATCAGTTGCTGAATCAACGACATCCTTTCTTGTCCAAATTTAAG TCAATGTATGCTAAGAAAGTTGAAATTGATGACTACACATTATTGTGTATAGCGAGAGTTGAACTAAACGATGAAAAATTGACTTTGATCGGGCTGCTGGGTAGTTGGTGGATTTTGCCATGTTTGCCATGTTTGCAGATTGAAGAAGCATTTGTTGCAGTCAAGAACAGACTCTCAGGcatttataatgataatagaTATCTCAAATACTCAAAACTACAAATTTAG